CACTCTTCAGAAGTTCTTAGCTGCATTTTATTTGAATGCTTTTCCATTCTGTGTCTGCCCAATGGTAATTGGAGGGCGAGAGGGATGGGAGCAGCGGGGAGAAAGTGTCCAGTAAAGTAGCTACATTTTATGGAGAACATTCACTTCAAAACAGTCAAAAGGTCTTGTCCAGAAGGGCGAGAAGAAAAGGTTACAAAATCCCTCCCTTGGATTTGAAAGACCGACCTATTTAGCCTAATGTTGAATTCCAACTAACCTATTAATAAACAAATATTTCAACGTAAAAAATTAGCTTTGTAGTCAGAAGCTGTGGCACTCAAGTTACATTTCCCACCTGTGATCCAAACTCTTGACTCTGTGCTCCTTTAAACACCCTCATTTTCTCATCTGCCCTACGACTAAATTCAAAGGAGGGGCCAGGTTTAGAACCCACGACTGCTGGATTCCAGTCTCGTGCCTAACCACTGTGATGTGCTCAACATACCCTGacctcaacaacaacaacaacaacaatttaaattaaataaaagataTATTATTAGAAGCTTACTGTGAATTCTGAGGTTTCTATGCTGCCCAATGTGGGGCCCTTTTCCACCATAAAACTAAGGAGGCCTGTCAAGATTGTTGAGACTGACCAAGCTGGATTCCATGTATCAGGGTGGAAATCAGTGATTGAAAGACACAACCTTCAAAAAGCAAAACAAGCAGTGCACTTTATTCCTTGCCATTAGTAAAAAGGGAAAATAATACTACATGTGATACAAGTTTCAAAACAGATGTTAATTCAAGTATTAGAAGAAAATCCTTACCTTGTATTGCATTTAAATCTTCCATTAGGAGTTATCATATAAATACTAGGAGGTTTAAAAGGAAATTCTCTGGGGAAAATTAGTTTCCCATGATAATAGCCACCTGTATTGTATATAAAAAAGGAAAGATTTGTTCTGCACCAAGGAAATGCTTTCCTCAAATACTTAAAATGTTGCAGCAAATAAGATTTAAAGGTACATTTACTATATACACACTCCAAACATTTAAAAACGAATCAACTTAGGCCCTTCACTGATACAAATGATGGTCAGTACCTTTGGGAAAGACATATTTTGGAGGTACTATTATTCTGTCATCTGCACAAAGCAAGCAATGTTTTCCAATTGTCAAGTCCTTATTTCATCTACAAAGAGTTCTCCCTAAATGTATTTAAACACACATCTGCACAAATGGCAGGGTCTTGCCCGCTATCATCATGCTGGACATTTTAAGTCCACCGAAAAATCCAATTTCAGAAGCAGATCCTTTGGGTGAGGCTGGAATATACAGTGAATTATTATATTTAGGCAAATTAATTAGATATGATACTCAGCCTCTCCAGGGATGACATTTACCAAAAAGGGTGCATGCCTCAACTCTAATAAGAGCAGAATATGTGATAAGCCATAAATAAGTTTTATTAGcactttcagtttgtttttttaaagtaaaatctgACAAAACTGGCTATTTTTAACACTGTTCATCTTGGCTACCAACCAACCGGGCTCCCTCCATTTTCCAGACGATCTGTGGCAATCGCTAAAAATCAGACTTCTTTAAACAAAGAACTAAGGGTGCCACATAAAAAAAGATCAGAGAGAACTGTGCTAAGACTTTGAGGAACACTAAGGGATTTGCTAGAATTACTTGGTGCTACAGGGACTCATTAGAGGACAATGCTAATATTATCTCATTTCAAGAGGCTATTACACAAGTCAAAGTTTTATGATTGAAGTAAATCGTTGTGCTCATACATTGAAAACCACTTCTGTTACATAAGACAGACCCATTCATACAATTATGAACTACTACTCATCAAATATCGATAGCAATATACAGCATGTGCATACTTTTGCAACAAGCTAATGTTTACCTTCATATGGAGTCATTTCAGGTCCTCGTACAACATAGTGCCTAAAGGAACAAAGGAATTTTGTATTAGAGGTGGGAAACCCAACACCTTATGTGCATCAAATTTCCAAAGGGAAACCCATTTATAATTTGTGTTATCATCTCAGCTCAACAGCTTCATATCCGTCTCCTTTTACTACCCCTCACACCAAAAAAAGATTCCAATACAAAAATGAAGGTGTATATGAAGCTCAGACTTGACAACCCAGATGGTCTGGGTCTCTATGATCGTAAGAACAATTCATTCGGATTCTTACCATTCAAGGATATTAGATGGGAGGGGTTCAGCACAGATATAAGGCACTGGATCTTTTTTAATTCGAAGGTAGTCCTGCTTAAGTCTCTGCGTTGCTGTTGTTGGTGCTCTCTTATTACTGTTGTTGCTCatctagttttttaaaaaaaattataaatagaCATGACCTCAATATAATCTTACCGATAACATGGTTGATGAAAGCAACCCCCCTCAAATAAATGGTGGTCACAACTTGTTCTTGCTGACCCACCAACAAGACAGACTGCAGGCAGCAAACTCAATTCCTGTCGACTAGTGCTAGACTTTCTGATCCCAAGGACTCAATGCAGTTAGTTCTGTTTAAACAGATTAATGGTTACAAAGGCTGGTTTGAAGAAGGTATCGGAAATTCCAGAGCACTATGTTACAACAAATACACCTGAACATCAAGTCTGACCCTGATTTTATTTGATTGTTTCCAGTACCGAGAAATAATTTGCtttgtatgtttattttttcaaagaggaggaaaaacaCTCCTCTTAATGTTTTTGAATTCTGAGCCAAGGACTACTTGGCACaaactaattttattttttatttatattctgGTAGCACCAAAAGTGTTAGGCACCACACAAATATAGAATACAAAAAGTACCTAACTCAAAAACAAGACAGATATAGATAAAAAAAATAACTTGCCAAAAGTACAATACATTTTCTTCCCAGTTTCCCCTTTGCAtaacacctccctccccaaaccctcctcatttccagctgcCAGTCAACCTGCCTCACAGTCCATCATGTCCTCCTTGCATCTTCCAAATAGGAAAACACTCAGCCGACTTCAAAGTACCTTCCTTTCTGAATAGCTAGTTCTCTAGTGATTTCCCACTTTTCAGTCCTAAAAGCTTTTTAAAAGAAGTTCCACTCA
Above is a genomic segment from Mauremys reevesii isolate NIE-2019 linkage group 21, ASM1616193v1, whole genome shotgun sequence containing:
- the UBE2J2 gene encoding ubiquitin-conjugating enzyme E2 J2; protein product: MSNNSNKRAPTTATQRLKQDYLRIKKDPVPYICAEPLPSNILEWHYVVRGPEMTPYEGGYYHGKLIFPREFPFKPPSIYMITPNGRFKCNTRLCLSITDFHPDTWNPAWSVSTILTGLLSFMVEKGPTLGSIETSEFTKRQLAAQSLAFNLKDKVFCELFPEVVEEIKQKQKAQEELNNRPPPLPLPDVVPDGEAHHGQNGIQLLNGHVPLAAANHPGLQQANRNHGLLGGALANLFVIVGFAAFAYTVKYVLRSIAQE